From Girardinichthys multiradiatus isolate DD_20200921_A chromosome 13, DD_fGirMul_XY1, whole genome shotgun sequence:
aggaaTATTAAATAACAAGGGATCAGCCTCAAGCAACATTATAAttatttggtttatttcttcaaactaaaactaaatggTAAGATAGCTAATTCATCATGAACTAAACTTTGATGTGaattttcattttccaacagatAAACGGGTCCTGTTAATGGTGACCCCCACCTCTCCTGTCGACCCTTGGAGAACCTCACCAGTGACCATCGGCATCAGTCGCCCTTCCAAACTCATGGAAGCAACATCACATATGTTGCACCTAATCTTAAATGGCTCAACCATGCAGTGCCACAACTAAGTAGAGCATGTAAATTATTCAGGTGGTTGTTTCAAGAAATACTTTTATTTCAGAGGACATTGAGAATTCAACAACAGTTTTTCGCTTTGTTTGAacaatatttttcacatttctttaatCAGAACATGGTGCTAGACTCAGCCTGTCGCAGAATCACTCTTCCCAACAGAAACCAAGGACCCATGCATTTAACTGCTCATTATGAACTGACGATGAGCTTCAGTCAATGACTTTAAATTCACCAAATGATGCTGACGGCATCAATCTAAATTACCTTAACATTTTTGGCCCATTTCCAGTGTTTGTAGCAAACCCAAAAAATAGAGAAGAAACTgtgacacagaaaataaaatcaaatatatacatatcaGTACAAATGTTCACACATGAGAGGAGTTTTCTAGATTATTTTCCACCCAAATAAATTTATACCACAAAATGTTGGAAAAGTACAGGCAGTAAATTCTGTACACAGGCTGCatgcagtaaaaaaaagagaaaggatCGCCTGCATGAAGACGAGGAGCTGCTGCTAAAACCCTGTTGAAGGTATGAAAAGTGTCACTGGTTCAACAAGAAACCTTCAGTCGACTTCTGCCatctttacttttccttctgtAAGGAGGAGAAAAACAGGGTAACATAAAGCAGCCGCTCTGAGACagatggaaaaatatatatattttataaaaacatgtaCTAAATTTTATAACCTTATCTTGTCCTTCAGCTTCATTTGAGcctaaaagcagaaaaagaaaacaataaaatcagaaaCTTTTCTGAAAATTTGAATtagttgcaaataaaaaaaaaaagtaaaacactattttatttGATTCAAACAGCTGAAAGCTTCTTTCTTACCGGATCCAGTAAAGGTCCATGACACAAACTTGATGAGCCCATAGAGGACCAGCGCCACACCGACCATCGCCATAGAGTCTTCGATGGAAGGACTGCTGAACCCTGagaggaaaaaacacaaaatgtatttaaatctaaatgctaattaatattaaacaatttaatttacTTTAACACTTGTCTAATTTAGCTGATATTTAAgttagtgtgttttttttaatgaaaaataatctttaaccagactctaaaatgttttaagttctaAAACCAAACAGATTCAACATTTTCATTATGAGGCCAAAGCAGAAGAGCTTTGTGTAAACTAGGAGATGATCATCTTGTAGACCCACTTTTAGTTTCTCACATCattctaaaatgtgttttaattccTTGATGTTTGCAACcttgtttctgcacagctctaCGTTGGTCTCATTGGTCTAGAGGACATTGTTGAAGAAGTCTTGAGATTCATTCAGATGCATCTTTGCAAACCTAAGTTGTGaagccattttgtttttaaaggggAACTCTCTCCTTCAAACCTTCCAAACCCTCCATACTTGTTCAGTCTTTCTCTAATTGTCCCGTCATGAACTTTGTAACTTTATTGTCTGAGCGTCGGCTGAATTTGCTGCAACACTCCCTCCACTTGTCAATAGTTATCCCTTCCCTGACTGACGGACAGCAACAGTTGCTCGTCTGAGGATATTGCTGATATCTTTCTAACTTGACGTTGTGTTAATACATCTGTAAGTTTTTACAGTGGAGCTCACTCTGCAGATGACCAGTTAATCATTTTCATTTGATCAGCAGTAAATAACCTtatcattatttaataaataatgtggaATCTGTTCTGGAACTTTGAACTCTTGAGtttgatttaaagaaatttagaaacttgtgaagaaaacaaagttattatttatttttaccatgACTTTCTAGTCTATGATTTAaactaaagttttaaaaacatgcagagaaaaacatttttatctgaTCAAATCGTTCAGTAAGTGTTTCTTCAGGTTACCGATAACATTGAGGGTCACGCTGGCCCGGCGTGTTCCTCCTGCATGAACAGCCACACAGGTGACCTCTCCCCCGCGGCCCAGGTCCAGTTTGGATGTGTCCAGCTCCAGTCGGGTGCTCTGGCTGTAGGTGCCATCCCAGGCCTGCCTGTGTCCCGACACGCTGCCTGAACCCAGAGATCTGGACTTTCCATCGGCACCTTTAAACTCCCAGCTCAACTCCAGAGGGAGGGGAGCAAAGCCTGATGCTTCACATTGGACGTTTAAGGTCTGGCCTGGAACAGCGAGGGGCAGAGAGGAAGGGTGGATGGAGAGAGATGGAGGTTCTGGGtagagaggaaagaaaaactggGTCATTATCAAAAGAGATGATTTCTGCAAAACTAAAACTTAAAAATTGACTGAAAAGTTCAGGGTTTTCCCTCACCTATAATCTGTAGATCCATCGTCACTTGAGCGAGCAGGTAGGGCAGATACACGGTGCAGATATACGTCCCAGAGTGACGGACCTTAGCCTCCTCCAGGAGCAGGGAAGCATTACCTCTCTCATGCAAAGCCTCAAAGTCCAGAGACGCCCCCTGCTCATGAGTATCAGCCAAACGGTCCATTTTCCCGTCATAAGCCAGAACGAGCCGGCCGTCACCTCTGGTCTGGTAGCGCCACTCCACGGCAAAACCCGACGCGGACAGAGGATTGGACGGGTCGACCCAGAAGCTGCAGTCCAGGGTGACTGGGTCGCCGAGTCTGGACTTGGCAGACATGGTTTTACTGGTAATGCTCAGGATGACTGAGGAAACAAGAAACTCAAATGAATCAGAGAGAACAAACATTAATTCTTGCTTACTGATAAGAAAACTCTTTACCATCATGTTCTGTAGTTCCTGACGGAGCTCGTGAGATTGTAGAAATGCCGAGCTGCTCGTCCAGGCCCTGAAAGGAACCTGAGAACCAATCAGCTTGCAGGTATATGGGGCTGAGGGCGGATTCTGTCAAAGAGGCGACCCATTTGAGGCTGGACGGCTGCGGCAGGAAGGGGTTAATCTCACACTGAGGCTTCTTGATGGAGCCTCTGGGAGGGTTGAGAGAGGGATGGCAGAGGGTGGCTGCAGGGTCTGAGGACAGAGGAGGGCGGATGTTAGCATGAACTCATGGTCCCAATAAAGCCAGCAGGCAGCTGAAAATCTGGTCAAAACATTTTAGCTGATTAATTGTCTACTTTCAGTTAAATTATACTCTAATAATAACAACATGACATCTGGAGGCAGCTGGTAGCATTAAAATTTATTAAGGGTTATCAGAGTAGAGGTTTTAATACAGGAAGATGACAGGAACTAAACAGATATTTGTTCCCACTAACTTGTAGAAGATGGAAGCTGCAGATTCACATTGAACTAACCTGTTATAACATAAACTCTGCTGGGGTTGATGTCAGCTGGAGCACGCTGGGTTTCTGCAGTCTCACTGTGTGCATCTGTCCTGATGTGAAGCAGAGATTTCTCCTGCGTTGTAGCTCCCGTTAgacctcctcctctccctggcTTCTCCTGCACGAACCAGCACTCCATCACAGGGCAGGTACAGCTGCAGGCTTCAGACAACAGGTTGAACAAAATTATTccaaatatatactgtatattcaaTATATATTCAACTCAAAGAATGACTttatgtaagaaaaaaataaagttttgaaatggtcctgtcaaagtccagaactgaaTCTGATATCACCTGAAGAGGTCTGTGGACATCAGATCACCTCACAGTCCTGATAAATTTGATGAAGTTTTACCAGGTAGATAATTACTGACAGGTCAAGATGCAGATCTGTGTTAGACTCCTACCaaaggagactgaatgctaacATTTAGTCAAAAAGTGCatcaacaaagtattaatgTAATTGTGTGTGAACACTTAAGAAACCAGGCTGTTGCCGCCTTAAAAATATATCATACCATAAATGTGCGTATCTTTTTACATCGTATTTTGTGGTTAATaaagaaatgcaaaatgttgttgtaaaaaactgtgaaaaattaagttggttttaaattttggaggaaattgtattttaattgCTGAATTGAAAAATTTGTCAGTAGATTAACTAAGGATTAATAGTTGTTCTTTGCTgtcccaataaaaaaaaaacagcattgaaATCTTCTGTCAGCTATAAATTGATCCACTggtaagaaaagaaaagtaaaagtgCATTACTGTTGAGGTCCAAAGGGTTTGATTTATTTCTCTCATTAATGTTTTCACACTTTCAGAGTCCAGCTTTAAGTCAGCTACTCTGCTTTTTCtgttcaatattttattttagttcaacTGTTTCTTAATAAATGTACTTAATAAGCTGTgaggatagttttttttttctgaacagaTTATGGAAAAGAGGATTTTCGGCAATAATCGACGCTGCACTACACCAAACTTAATTTATAAACATCGAATTTTACAAATAAGTTACATTCAGGGCAAAAaactaaaaccaaaaacattccTCGGAGGTTTCATCGTGTTTCAGGAACTTTGGCTAAATTAGGCACATTTGGATCTCAAGTTTCAGACATTAATGCGgttgaaattttatttattttatgagcaATTTGCATTGGTTAGAATGAAATCAGCCGAACCTCGGTTCCGAATGAAATCCACCTGTTTACCATGACATACAGTTACTGCAAACGCGGATATATTCTCATGTTTCCTGCGGACATTAAAGCAGCAGAAATGTTGTTCAGCTCACCTTGGATGAAGCCGATGAAGGCGAtaatagacagtttataaattGTAGAAAACTCCGCCATGGTTGCCCCTACTATTTTTGCTCTCTGGTCTCTTTCTTTACAACCAACACACGGAGTAAAGTGGATTTAATATCTGGTTTTCCCCCTGAAAACCAAGCAGCAGcattttactttcactttcgCTGACGACGTCAGCTAGCTTGGAAAAAGGAAACACAAGGGTCATATTATCGAAAATAATtactaaaaaactaaacataaataagacatttGACAACTAAACTAGCAAAAAAAGAGAGATTTAAGAGATGTAAAATTGCCTCGCAATAATTTCATAAAGAAATTAAGTAGTTCTTAACTCCCACCGCTAGAGGGCGGCTCAGGGTGGGTCGCGTTCCGTACCTTCCTCTGTCTCCACTCTCTGCTTACTTAGCTTGCTGTTGTGCTAATTAGCacactaaaataacattttattctaatttacttTGATCAATGtgcataaaaactgtttttgtagcgttacacattttatttagaaaatagatATTAAAATGAGGAGGAAGGAGAGGAAGCAAAGCATTCAGTGTGGAATCCGGCCTGAAAGCTCTGAGGTAAAATAAGGACatgagaaacagaaacaatgggaaattctttatttttgagAACCAACACAAACAGgactttgtttatatataaaatacaaCACATCGCATTTCTACAAcataattattcttttttttctatgacatattttagtttattttattcactTTAATTTAAACAGGCTCGACTCATAGAAACCCACAATCTCATTTTCAAGAGGAACCTGTAGTATGAAAACTTATACATTTGTGTATAATGAGAAGGAAGGTTTATGTACTATAAGATATATACTTCTGCTGATGTTAGATCGGATGATTTGTTTTCTCAGTTTTCAGTATAACAACAACTGAAGGTTTCATTATATTTTTCGGTGCTTTCTTTATGTAtgcattactggaaaaatgtggcTAAACAAGACAGACAAGCTGGTCGGTCCTGGCAGAGGGAGACCTAAATGAGGTAGTAACTAAGTTAATTGACGTCTTCCTCTTTTGTTTGCCAACATTCGCATGAATCATTCTGACTCTCCTATAAAATCAAGCCTAACAGAGAGATCATCTGGTTTCCCAGAAAGAAGCTCAGAGGGATGTGCTCAGTTAGCCCAGATGGTGGCGCTCTAACACCACCAGTAACCTCAACGATTTGATCTACTGATTATCATTTTATAACCTCAGCTGTTGCTTCAACATCAGTGTTTACAGAGAAacagttttagtttagtttatttggAACTAAAGCAGCTTCAGTGTGACTCACTGGTCTGATAATTACAGcatttgtttcaataaaaaaaataaaacctcaaagttttgttttcagcaGGGTTTCTTTTATGATATATTTAGATGTCATCTAAACTATAATTATAAGATAAGGTTTATTCATAGAAACTTCAAATATTACTTACAAGTATTCAAATCCCACATTCCTCACAGGTGTTTGACTGTAcgccattttaaaacagaaagtagGAAGGCACAAAATGGCATCGTGGCTGCGACACCTTCATTACCTATTACATCATGTTTACTTATGAAAATCATAATAGCAAAACAAATCAACATATAACACAAAAATTCATCCTGaagaattatgtttttaaagatttaccTACCTGCTTAAATTTAGATTTGCTACAGGAAACATTTGTCAAAAAACATACATCGTGAAGATAtatgttttttgtatgtttgtatgttttttggatCTATGTACATCTTTGcaataaacaggaaaatgtttCATATGCTTTGTTTTGGAAACTAGACTCTACACTGAcagtaaattaataaattgCTAAATTTGGCTGCGAGTTGTTTGAGCAGCTCCATAAAATCTTGAGGGGATGAGTTGAAGGGATGACCCTAAAACTTAAAGTTTCCCTGTGTTAGCTGATTTTCCCTAagtgtaaaataaatacattttacttgcTTTAACTATTCAGCAATTAgtagtcattttgttttttcatttaagtTCTTATTGTTAGGGCTGGCCCAAGGTTGTGTGAGACCTTATTCAGAATTTGATTTGGGGCCCCTCTTCCTGTGGAGAAAAATCACCACAATTAACAGCATTTCACTACAAATCTTGTGGCATCTGAGAGACGATGCCCAGTTGAATTGGCTAAGCCTAAAAGCAATCACAGATAATTGGTTAATTACTGAGatgtatttgtgaacaaactaAGCTCAAACCCAGAGTAAAGATCAAACTCGTAGCATCAGATTGTTACCATGGTAACACAACAATCACACAATAAAGATTATTCTACAGGCTTTTCAAAGGAAATTTGCCAATTCCTTTGAAAATTACACTTAAATATAACAATTTACAATACTGTAATTTATCTATGCTGAAACtgtcaaataaaatttaatGGGATTCCCATTTTCAATAAACCAAAAGTTTTTTAGACCTATAATCTTTATTAAAATTCAAGCCATAATTGGATGCCTCTGATGGTTTGGGAGCTCTAAGTAGCAGTTTAGTTTGCTTATGCATTGGGCCAGCTCTGGATATTGCTGTTACACCTTGTACCAGATCACATCATTGTTATTTAGGGGCTTGCAGCAGAGTTAAGGATGTTAGCACCTAGTAAATGGTCACAGTCTCAGAAACTGGAAGCAGCAGACTGAAGCACGTTGTGAGATGTTTAACAGGTTTGTAAATGGCAAGAGAGCAAGTAACAGAATCTATGTTGGTGGTTGAGCACAGttgaacctgatctgtgtttggtcGCTTTGGTAAAATTGGGCTTtaagttttcaaaaatgttagCTTCATCTAAAGCTTCAGCTTTGATTCTATGTAAGTGGGTGCATACCATGGGCTTTTGGgttgctgtaattaaacctttacttgaGAATCACTAAAGATGTCATAATGAAATACAGACCTATGTCTAATCTTCCTCTCTTATGAATATCTCTTTGAAAAAAATAGTTGtctgtgagcatttacacagtagAGACCTGTttaaagagtttcagtcaggtttcagagctcatcataacaGTGGTGTTGTTAGAGGGGGTGGACCATGGCGCTCCCTGGAATAGCATTGGCCACCCTAGTGACCCCCCCGAACCagatgcatgcacggggagaacatgcaaatgctatgcagaaagacccctggccgggtgtcaaacccaggactttcttgctgcaaggcaacagtgctaccaactgcaccaccgtgcagcccctcaTTTTAACAGTGTGACTGAATTTTGTCATTGTTACTGAGTGCCTGGTAAAGAGTTTAcataaagattattatttttggtGAATACAGTTTGattaattctgtaaaaaaaaaaacaaaccctgttattttaaagaataaaactattttaaaatatttatatagtatagtatatatatagtcagtctgaaataaaaaaaattgtaaaaacaaaagacaaatagTCTATGATAGGTTTTTTGTAAAACCCACCCACACcagtgtgggtttgcttgttgccccccagctcagccgtctcgtgttggggtttacccctgtggatgagagggtcgtatccctgcgccttcgggttggggagaggtctctgactatcatttcagcctacgggccgagtggtagtgcggagtacccggccttcttggcgtccctgtcgggggtgctggatagtgcccctcctggggactccattattctgctgggggacttcaacgcccacgtggggaacgacagtgacacctggagaggcgtgatcgggaggaatggcctccccgatctgaatccgagtggtgttttgttattggacttctgtgctagtcacggattgtccataatgaacaccatgttcaaacataagggtgtccatcagtgcacttggcaccaggacaccctaggcaggaggttgacgatcgactttgttgtcgtatcatcagaccttcggccgcatgttttggacactcgggtgaagagaggggctgagctgtccactgatcaccacctggtggtgagttggatccgctggaggaggagaaagccggacagactcggcaggcccaagtgcatagtgagggtctgctgggaacgcctggcggagccctcggccagggtgtattcaactcccacctccgggagagcttcgaccagatcgtgggggatgttggagacatagagtccgagtggaccatgttctccgcatctattgtcgatgctgctgcctgtagccacggccgtaaggtctgcggttcctgttgtggcggcaatcccagaacccggtggtagacaccggcagtaagggatgctgtcaagctgaagaaggagtcctattggctgtggttggcttgtgggactcctgaggcggctgacgggtaccgtgaggccaagcgtgctgcggcccgggctgtggcagaggcaaaaactcgggcctgggaggagttcggtgaggccatggagaaggactaccggttggcctcgaagcgattctgacaaaccgtccggcgcctcaggagggggaagcagtgctttgccaacaatgtttatagtgggggcgggagacagctgacctcgactgaggacattatcgggcggtggaaggagtacttcaaggatctcctcaatcctgccatcacgcattccgtggtggaaacagaggctggggactcggggttggactctttcatcatccaagctgaagtcactgaggtggttaaaaagctccgcggtggcaaggcttcgggggtggatgagatccgccctgagtacctcaagtctctggatgttgtagggctgtcatggttgacacgcctcttcaacattgcgtggtggtcggggacagtgcctctggactggcagaatggggtggtggtccggagggtgtgttccaactacagggggatcacactcctcagcctccctggtaaggcctacgccagggtattggagaggagagtccgaccgatagtcgaacctcggcttcaggaggagcagtgtggttttcatcccggccgtggaacactggaccagctctataccctctacagggtactcgagggttcatgggagtttgcccaaccggttcacatgtgttttgtggacctggagaaggcattcgactgtgtccctcgtgatgccctgtggggggtgctccaggagtatggaatcgggggccctttattaggggccatccggtccctgtacgagcggagcaggagtttggtccgcattgccggcactaagtcggacctgttcccggtgcatgttggactccggcagggctgccctttgtcaccggtcctgttcataacttttatggacaggatttctaggcgcagccaagggccggagggggtctggtttggggaccagtggatttcgtctcttctttttgcagatgacgtggtcctgctggccccctctagccaagacctacagcatgcgctgtggcggttcgcagccgagtgtgaagcggctgggatgaggatcagctcctctaagtccgaggtcatggtactcgaccggaaaagggtggcttgtcctcttcaggttggaggggagttcctgcctcaagtggaggagtttaagtatctcggggtcttgttcccgagtgagggaagaatggagcgggagatcgacagacggatcggtgcggctgccacaataATGGGgccactgtgccggtccgttgtggtgaagagagagctgagccgaaaagcaaagctctcaatttactggtcggtctacgttcctaccctcacctatggccatgaactttgggtcatgaccgaaagaacgagatcccagatacaagcggctgaaatgagcttcctccgtagggtggccgggcactcccttagagatagggtgaggagctcggccatccgggaggggcttggagtagaaccgctgctcttccacatcgagaggagccagttgaggtggctcgggcatctacaccggatgcctcctggacgccttcctcgggaggtgttccaggcacgtcccaccgggaggaggcccaagggacggcccaggacacactggagtgactatgtctcttggctgacctgggaacgccttgggctccccctggaggagctggaggaggtgtctggagagaaggacatctgggcgtctctgctgagtgtgctgcccccgcgacccggtcccggataagcggaagacgacgagtacgacgaGTACGAGGTTTTTTGTAGTTCCTATTATATAATAATAGTACAACATCATAGCAGTTTTCAA
This genomic window contains:
- the tapbp.1 gene encoding TAP binding protein (tapasin), tandem duplicate 1, with protein sequence MAEFSTIYKLSIIAFIGFIQACSCTCPVMECWFVQEKPGRGGGLTGATTQEKSLLHIRTDAHSETAETQRAPADINPSRVYVITDPAATLCHPSLNPPRGSIKKPQCEINPFLPQPSSLKWVASLTESALSPIYLQADWFSGSFQGLDEQLGISTISRAPSGTTEHDVILSITSKTMSAKSRLGDPVTLDCSFWVDPSNPLSASGFAVEWRYQTRGDGRLVLAYDGKMDRLADTHEQGASLDFEALHERGNASLLLEEAKVRHSGTYICTVYLPYLLAQVTMDLQIIEPPSLSIHPSSLPLAVPGQTLNVQCEASGFAPLPLELSWEFKGADGKSRSLGSGSVSGHRQAWDGTYSQSTRLELDTSKLDLGRGGEVTCVAVHAGGTRRASVTLNVIGFSSPSIEDSMAMVGVALVLYGLIKFVSWTFTGSGSNEAEGQDKKEK